The Cydia splendana chromosome Z, ilCydSple1.2, whole genome shotgun sequence genome window below encodes:
- the LOC134804351 gene encoding putative RNA polymerase II subunit B1 CTD phosphatase RPAP2: protein MESPAAKPRKKPTKIEEMTKEQVRQAILKKRESNAKAQTIVENLLETNISETYLMGCLPDINQSHFEDIIEERSILHICGYPLCDKPISVKDIPKQKYRISVKTNKVYDITGRKSFCSNHCYNAAMHVKKQMLTSPLWFREYEVIPKFHLLPLDSVGSMGQEVDVSIIEKVKTVERPAFTSINDFAKASLHEIGGNQNKDNDEPEKKPIEAESEVKNNIENTSNINEESGSCTTKPVQENSKTPEVMKPKAIPNPLSIVGEIVERPERKIDPILTNKPPELKSQVSQTKKVQQKKQPAIIAITIEVEKCLTEWFTIDTMMFLLGEEKVRELVTDRGECIKEYMNNYAQSIFYNSNNYDQYQALCRKLNMLELEDRKIDAKAKRELKPLPDYSILQEESKRMQLKVKAYLEGKTEIPEPLSTETNDTSEDSNVTQLPLVDKNAQNALRRKIVCQHLNKVLPDLLRSLGLSTFSVSAELKLLVNTFKLSANNIMFKPIQWTLIAIIVLKLLSLRDKRLEYHLEQQTAFQHMQLLLLSYKQDGGYVDRLISWLTDIDRLLDNNGTQMTLN, encoded by the coding sequence ATGGAATCCCCTGCGGCAAAACCTAGAAAGAAACCAACCAAGATCGAGGAAATGACTAAGGAACAAGTCCGACAAGCGATCCTTAAAAAACGTGAAAGTAACGCGAAAGCACAAACTATCGTGGAGAATTTGTTAGAAACCAATATTTCCGAGACGTACTTAATGGGATGCCTGCCCGATATCAACCAGAGCCACTTCGAGGACATCATCGAAGAGAGATCCATCCTACACATCTGTGGTTACCCTTTATGCGATAAGCCTATCTCTGTGAAGGATATACCTAAACAAAAATACCGAATATCGGTAAAAACGAACAAGGTGTATGATATAACTGGCAGGAAGAGCTTCTGCAGTAACCACTGCTACAATGCAGCAATGCATGTGAAAAAACAGATGTTGACCAGCCCTCTATGGTTCAGAGAGTATGAGGTTATCCCAAAGTTCCATTTGCTACCATTGGACTCGGTTGGAAGCATGGGGCAGGAGGTAGATGTGTCTATCATAGAAAAGGTTAAGACAGTGGAGCGCCCAGCATTTACATCTATTAATGACTTCGCAAAGGCCAGTTTGCATGAAATAGGAGGCAATCAAAATAAAGATAATGATGAACCTGAAAAGAAACCAATTGAGGCTGAATCTGAAGTGAAAAATAATATAGAAAACACCAGCAATATTAATGAAGAATCAGGCTCATGTACAACAAAACCAGTACAAGAAAATTCAAAAACACCAGAAGTTATGAAACCAAAAGCTATTCCAAATCCACTAAGCATTGTGGGAGAAATTGTAGAGAGGCCGGAGCGGAAAATAGACCCCATTCTCACAAACAAGCCCCCGGAATTGAAAAGTCAAGTGTCACAGACTAAAAAGGTCCAACAAAAGAAGCAACCTGCCATTATTGCTATTACGATTGAAGTAGAGAAATGCTTGACTGAATGGTTCACCATAGATACCATGATGTTCTTATTAGGAGAAGAAAAAGTAAGAGAACTCGTCACAGATAGAGGTGAATGCATTAAAGAATACATGAACAACTACGCCCAAAGCATATTCTATAACTCAAACAACTACGATCAATATCAGGCTTTATGCCGAAAGCTAAACATGCTTGAGCTAGAAGACAGAAAGATTGATGCTAAAGCGAAGAGGGAGTTAAAGCCATTGCCCGACTACTCAATACTACAGGAAGAGAGCAAACGAATGCAGTTAAAAGTAAAGGCATATTTAGAAGGCAAAACGGAGATACCAGAACCATTGTCAACAGAGACCAATGACACCAGCGAGGATTCAAACGTAACACAGTTGCCGTTAGTTGACAAGAATGCTCAGAACGCACTACGAAGAAAAATAGTCTGTCAGCATTTGAATAAAGTGTTACCAGACTTGTTACGGTCACTAGGTTTATCAACTTTCTCTGTCAGTGCAGAGTTAAAATTGCTCGTAAACACTTTCAAGTTAAGTGCAAATAACATTATGTTTAAGCCAATCCAATGGACTCTAATAGCGATAATAGTGTTAAAGCTACTTTCTTTGCGGGATAAACGGTTGGAATATCACTTGGAGCAACAAACAGCGTTTCAGCATATGCAGCTGTTGTTGCTGAGTTATAAGCAGGATGGTGGATATGTGGACAGGCTGATATCCTGGTTGACTGACATTGACAGGCTACTGGACAATAACGGCACGCAAATGACACTGAACTGA